Proteins encoded within one genomic window of Coraliomargarita sinensis:
- a CDS encoding class I SAM-dependent rRNA methyltransferase translates to MALETMQIERAGCVPGHPWVELSHLGTLTAQAVEGQSLHLTDIQGHSMGCGILHFVERSVVWRRYSHAEDVAFDEAYVSASLVEAVERRSDESCQRLVSSDADYLPGLVVELFGDVLWLSLETAAVRAHADLIAEVLKELVNPVELVIDQGAEPKTYSGQGLKGRWIEVDELLYRIDLLNAQKPRFYLDQREQHPLVGSLCEGRAVLDLFSHSGAFAMQAARAGATRVVSVDLEENYVKAIGANAQRNGLHMEAEVSDALDYLRSSEPGEFDAIVMDPPSTYSKSDEQVGELHRQAFAGLSEGGLLATYSRGRVLSEFESMVAEAAAKVGREARIFARTSQPFDYPMRLNFPESQSLSGLILQVE, encoded by the coding sequence ATGGCTTTGGAGACGATGCAAATCGAGCGTGCCGGGTGTGTGCCCGGTCATCCTTGGGTGGAGCTCTCCCATTTGGGAACGCTTACGGCTCAAGCGGTTGAGGGGCAATCACTGCATCTAACTGATATCCAAGGACACTCCATGGGTTGTGGTATCCTCCATTTCGTGGAGCGTTCAGTTGTCTGGCGCCGTTACAGCCACGCAGAGGATGTGGCGTTTGACGAGGCTTACGTGTCGGCCAGTCTTGTCGAAGCCGTTGAACGTCGGAGCGATGAATCCTGTCAACGCTTGGTGAGCTCGGATGCGGATTATTTACCGGGTTTGGTCGTCGAGCTTTTCGGAGATGTGCTTTGGCTCTCTCTGGAGACGGCGGCTGTCCGTGCCCATGCCGATCTGATTGCCGAGGTCTTGAAAGAACTGGTGAATCCGGTTGAGTTGGTCATTGACCAGGGCGCGGAGCCGAAGACCTACAGCGGCCAGGGCCTGAAAGGCCGCTGGATCGAGGTGGATGAACTCCTTTACCGTATCGACCTGCTGAACGCGCAAAAGCCCCGCTTTTATCTCGATCAGCGGGAGCAGCATCCGCTGGTAGGCAGTCTCTGTGAAGGTAGGGCCGTGCTGGATCTTTTCTCCCACAGCGGAGCCTTTGCGATGCAAGCGGCCCGGGCGGGCGCAACACGTGTTGTTTCAGTGGATTTAGAGGAGAATTACGTCAAAGCCATTGGGGCGAATGCTCAGCGCAACGGGCTGCACATGGAAGCGGAGGTCAGCGATGCCTTGGATTATCTGCGCTCATCCGAGCCGGGTGAGTTCGACGCGATCGTGATGGATCCGCCGTCTACTTACTCGAAGTCGGATGAACAAGTGGGTGAATTGCACCGTCAAGCTTTCGCCGGTCTGTCGGAGGGCGGTTTGTTGGCGACCTATTCCCGTGGCCGCGTGCTGTCTGAGTTTGAATCAATGGTTGCCGAGGCGGCGGCAAAAGTAGGCCGGGAGGCAAGGATTTTTGCGCGCACCAGCCAGCCTTTTGACTATCCCATGCGGCTCAACTTTCCGGAGAGCCAGTCGCTCAGCGGACTTATCCTGCAGGTGGAGTGA
- a CDS encoding response regulator transcription factor — protein MKALIVEDEEIVRELLESVALREFEFDVVKGEADGESAWKTFAAEPFHFVVLDLLLPKLDGLALARRMLEAVPEIRILALSSECDDYVVREVQRSGILGFVDKNEMSLEVLFEAYNEVSAGCVFHSPNVQDKILHLWQDPDAYYKLLSEKEFQIVRSVSMGESNEGIAKELGVSPLAVRRHKNIAMKKLGVSDEASLLRFALEKGIIKNKSGLNWTAGGHHQF, from the coding sequence ATGAAGGCGTTAATAGTTGAAGACGAGGAGATCGTAAGGGAACTTCTCGAAAGCGTAGCCTTGAGAGAATTTGAGTTTGATGTCGTCAAAGGTGAAGCTGACGGCGAATCCGCATGGAAGACTTTTGCCGCTGAGCCATTTCATTTCGTAGTTTTGGATCTGCTGCTTCCAAAACTGGATGGACTTGCGCTTGCCCGGCGCATGCTGGAGGCGGTTCCTGAAATTAGAATCCTGGCCCTTTCAAGCGAATGTGATGACTATGTGGTCCGTGAAGTCCAACGCAGCGGTATTCTCGGGTTTGTTGATAAGAACGAAATGTCGCTTGAGGTGCTTTTTGAAGCTTACAACGAAGTTTCTGCAGGCTGCGTCTTTCATTCGCCTAATGTTCAGGACAAGATTTTGCATTTGTGGCAAGATCCTGATGCCTATTACAAACTTCTATCAGAGAAGGAGTTTCAAATCGTTCGTTCGGTTTCGATGGGAGAAAGTAATGAGGGCATCGCCAAGGAGCTTGGAGTCAGCCCCCTTGCGGTTCGTCGCCACAAGAATATTGCGATGAAAAAACTCGGAGTCAGTGATGAGGCCAGCTTGCTTCGTTTCGCCCTCGAGAAAGGGATTATTAAGAATAAGAGCGGGTTGAACTGGACAGCCGGGGGCCATCACCAATTCTAA
- a CDS encoding ATP-binding protein produces the protein MKTISRTVSAAQIEKYSISKFLVKYKLVVFYCFVGLCILPSLRAWHLIDGSGEVPFTEFEPHEHPGTQLSNQVAEDSRGNIYVCNEAGVLQYDGEAWKMLPATGYVPMAVAIYIDSNNRIWIGGTDHFGYYEAGPTGELHFNDLTDDLNSVLDGDEHGLIWDIFSDNQCHYIITSFQVIVWNGVSWQRHDFKVDRRILPTWLDGQLYLHVRGDGLYRFRGNRKEKILSEHESISSGIITVLSADENELRLATIKNGIWTALNGSLNKELDNPIPEGQALGHIALSEDKTLIAFTEGLFMVDAAGEAIRINEHKIRSANRLFRSSDDSIWVTSMDTIYRIPPSRHTRHGQKADSLERHRDQIYLSNSTRLFTLGQSNESSLAKGWLSNPISRGRYLVYAEGEGLQAVLNGKRHDHASLDRVSSIIYKSFWSPKVFYIMDEPEASRWEVNEDGLVRLSRTENTKNIFVAMAEVDTQTSLYSTNDFEIGLIHWPSKGQSTATPSKEVLTLNSGQDKSYQFVKILQLGKEAVAATDRGFFAFDPKEKNFNRIEALQGYFGRTWSDIVYCPSADREGAVVYINQNNKPSEHHLGILRHKDQSGYTWQPLNLKSLDDLGMIRALLHEKRNEQEFLWIAGTKDLFRYDITELLIPPSLPVNLTTIHETTDDRLYYGGFGSLPSETHWRFPQKSLKISYAAPASALSAKGYQTRLLGFRDKWSPLTESTSHEFNNLYEGDYTFEVRAIDELGRPGPSTAYAFTILPPWYRTHYAYLGYTGLTFAFFLLIARLWTQHLRRRNLELEAIVNQRTGELKLSNQQLREANSVKQNFLASMSHEIRNPLNGILGIAQLLKQEPARDKTRINHLHACAAHLHQLLGQVLDFSSIESGRLEVRPLPFNPGQLIHEVVDMHRVLAESKGLAVKLSIQKTDRLWIGDSVMLRQILINLLSNAIKYTPSGGIHLEMKYEVRNDSLQAKFTVEDSGPGIPEEHADYIFQDFTRLSRPGESEVAGTGLGLPIAKQMAERMNGTICLDSSHSSGARFILDAPFDFGSPIRAEKRLEKSDHGKPLLGKHVLVADDMDFNRYICRELLEKFGARVSEVEDGQLALEALLKERFDLAILDINMPNIDGHQVVRKFLQANIGHPPLFIALTAHVTAEMEHEAFEAGFKHFMEKPLDPDQVMQIVHTQPLHEKKRKASDLLSYLAGNDQDSKFTLQARYQASMRKEIERLRTRIEGKDYPKAEATLHKLRGLANLQRRDDIIDKMNQVSLALSSRTQAESALKLVRELSDLISNH, from the coding sequence ATGAAAACGATATCGAGGACTGTATCGGCTGCCCAGATAGAAAAATACTCTATCTCGAAATTCCTAGTCAAATATAAGCTCGTCGTCTTCTACTGCTTTGTCGGGCTCTGCATACTGCCTTCACTGCGCGCATGGCATCTTATCGACGGGAGTGGAGAAGTCCCCTTTACGGAATTCGAGCCCCACGAACATCCCGGAACCCAGCTTTCCAATCAGGTCGCCGAGGATTCGCGTGGCAACATTTACGTGTGTAATGAAGCCGGTGTCCTGCAATACGACGGCGAGGCATGGAAGATGTTGCCCGCTACCGGCTATGTGCCGATGGCAGTCGCCATATACATCGATTCAAATAATCGGATCTGGATTGGAGGCACCGATCATTTTGGATATTACGAAGCAGGTCCCACCGGGGAACTACATTTCAACGACCTGACCGACGACTTGAACAGTGTTCTTGACGGGGACGAGCACGGCCTCATCTGGGATATTTTCTCCGATAATCAATGCCATTATATTATAACGAGCTTCCAAGTCATCGTTTGGAATGGAGTTTCATGGCAGCGCCACGACTTCAAAGTGGATCGTCGAATTCTGCCGACCTGGCTGGACGGACAACTCTACCTTCATGTTCGGGGCGATGGGCTTTACCGCTTTCGAGGCAATCGAAAAGAAAAGATCCTATCGGAACATGAATCGATCTCCAGCGGTATTATCACCGTACTATCTGCCGATGAAAACGAGCTCCGCCTGGCGACGATTAAAAACGGAATCTGGACCGCCCTGAACGGTTCGTTGAATAAGGAATTGGACAACCCTATCCCCGAGGGACAAGCGCTCGGTCATATTGCATTGAGTGAGGATAAAACACTTATCGCGTTCACGGAAGGCCTCTTTATGGTCGATGCGGCTGGAGAAGCCATACGGATTAATGAACATAAAATCCGATCGGCCAACCGTCTATTCAGATCGAGCGACGACAGTATCTGGGTCACATCGATGGATACCATTTATCGTATTCCTCCCAGCAGGCACACACGCCATGGGCAAAAAGCGGATAGTCTGGAGCGACATCGGGATCAGATCTATCTCTCGAACAGCACGAGGCTCTTCACACTTGGGCAAAGCAACGAATCGAGTCTAGCCAAAGGCTGGCTCTCCAATCCGATCTCTCGTGGGCGATACCTAGTTTATGCCGAGGGCGAGGGGCTTCAAGCAGTTTTGAACGGGAAGCGACACGACCACGCTTCGCTCGATCGAGTATCTTCGATCATTTATAAAAGTTTTTGGTCGCCTAAAGTATTCTACATCATGGACGAACCGGAAGCGAGCCGGTGGGAAGTGAACGAAGACGGATTGGTCCGGTTGAGCCGGACTGAAAACACAAAAAATATTTTCGTAGCGATGGCTGAAGTGGATACGCAGACATCACTCTATTCGACCAACGATTTTGAAATCGGATTGATTCACTGGCCGTCGAAGGGGCAATCAACAGCCACCCCCTCCAAAGAAGTATTAACACTGAATTCCGGGCAGGACAAAAGCTATCAATTTGTAAAAATCCTTCAGTTGGGCAAAGAAGCGGTCGCCGCGACCGACCGGGGCTTTTTTGCTTTCGACCCCAAAGAGAAAAACTTCAATCGCATCGAAGCCCTCCAAGGATATTTCGGCCGCACTTGGAGCGACATTGTTTATTGCCCCAGTGCCGATCGAGAGGGTGCCGTCGTTTATATCAATCAGAACAACAAGCCTTCGGAGCACCACTTGGGGATTTTGCGGCATAAGGATCAAAGCGGCTATACCTGGCAGCCGCTCAATTTGAAAAGCCTCGACGACCTGGGAATGATTCGCGCTCTTTTGCATGAGAAAAGGAATGAACAAGAGTTCCTTTGGATCGCCGGCACCAAGGACCTTTTCCGCTACGACATCACCGAGCTGTTAATCCCTCCTTCGCTTCCCGTCAATCTGACCACGATTCATGAAACGACTGATGATCGTCTTTATTACGGAGGCTTCGGTTCCCTACCCTCGGAAACACACTGGCGCTTCCCACAGAAATCCCTAAAAATCAGCTATGCCGCACCTGCCAGTGCCTTAAGCGCCAAGGGCTACCAGACTCGCTTGCTCGGCTTCCGCGATAAATGGTCGCCACTCACGGAATCGACTTCACATGAATTCAATAATTTATACGAAGGCGACTACACATTTGAAGTGCGGGCCATTGACGAACTCGGGCGTCCGGGCCCGAGCACCGCTTACGCGTTCACGATACTTCCGCCCTGGTATCGGACACATTACGCTTATCTCGGATATACCGGACTGACCTTTGCTTTCTTCCTCCTTATCGCACGCCTCTGGACGCAACACCTGCGCAGGCGCAATCTTGAACTGGAAGCCATCGTTAACCAGCGGACCGGAGAATTGAAGCTGAGTAACCAACAACTGCGGGAAGCCAATAGCGTGAAACAAAATTTCCTCGCCAGCATGAGCCACGAAATCCGCAACCCCCTGAACGGCATTCTCGGTATTGCCCAATTGCTCAAGCAAGAACCAGCCAGAGATAAGACACGTATCAACCATCTTCACGCATGCGCCGCGCATTTGCACCAACTACTCGGGCAAGTGCTCGATTTTTCCAGCATCGAGTCGGGCAGGTTGGAGGTCCGACCCTTACCATTCAATCCCGGGCAACTGATCCATGAGGTCGTTGACATGCATCGGGTACTGGCCGAAAGCAAAGGCTTGGCCGTGAAGCTGAGTATCCAAAAAACAGACCGGCTATGGATCGGTGACTCTGTGATGCTACGCCAGATTTTAATCAACCTTCTTTCCAATGCCATCAAATACACACCATCCGGTGGCATCCATTTGGAAATGAAGTACGAAGTACGGAACGACAGCCTGCAGGCGAAGTTTACCGTCGAAGATTCGGGACCTGGCATCCCGGAGGAGCATGCGGACTACATATTCCAGGATTTCACCCGGCTAAGCCGACCGGGGGAAAGTGAAGTGGCGGGGACTGGGTTGGGTCTGCCCATTGCCAAACAAATGGCCGAAAGGATGAACGGTACCATTTGTTTGGATAGTAGCCACAGCAGTGGTGCCCGCTTCATTCTGGATGCGCCTTTTGATTTCGGCAGCCCGATCCGGGCCGAAAAGCGACTGGAGAAGTCCGATCACGGTAAGCCGCTCCTGGGAAAGCATGTTCTGGTCGCGGATGACATGGATTTCAACCGATACATCTGTCGAGAGCTTCTGGAAAAATTTGGCGCGCGGGTCAGCGAAGTAGAAGACGGCCAACTTGCCCTGGAGGCACTTCTTAAAGAACGCTTTGATCTCGCGATTCTCGACATCAACATGCCCAATATTGATGGACACCAAGTCGTGCGAAAGTTCCTGCAGGCCAACATCGGACACCCCCCACTTTTTATTGCGCTTACGGCCCACGTGACTGCCGAGATGGAACATGAAGCATTTGAAGCAGGCTTTAAGCACTTCATGGAAAAACCTTTGGATCCGGATCAGGTTATGCAGATCGTGCATACACAACCACTGCACGAGAAGAAGAGAAAGGCATCCGATCTACTAAGTTATCTGGCCGGAAACGACCAAGACTCAAAATTCACTTTGCAGGCACGTTACCAGGCATCTATGCGCAAAGAGATCGAACGGCTACGCACGCGTATCGAGGGAAAGGATTACCCGAAGGCTGAAGCAACGCTCCACAAACTTCGAGGGTTAGCCAACCTGCAGCGGCGCGATGATATCATCGATAAGATGAATCAGGTTTCACTTGCCCTCTCCTCCCGTACACAGGCGGAATCCGCACTAAAACTGGTTCGGGAATTGTCGGACCTTATCTCCAACCATTAG
- a CDS encoding TonB-dependent receptor domain-containing protein codes for MMIFPRNGPAVSKLTLWVASIGFLNTTFGTSDKIIDLESYVMTGSNFKNVDASSEIPITRIDNDTFYKWGDQSAYTALLDQPYSYGYANSNKQTNGGTGSAGANLRGLGNLNTLTLINGRRAGGNSAIGFEHGGFADLNLIPIAAIREMQVAVDGTSVAYGSDAVAGTVNLLLHQDYIGERVDASYSNTTDGDASEKSLSFLTGQQINESTHLVLSGSWYERNAIFARDRHISENADFRNQGGTDQRSDSFPGRLNANGQSLILEGGTYATSINDYTPYSRDPDGFNYNTYAPTAPTMEQKSVMAHVTHQLTQQIEIWTELLYTETSFENGLAPAPWSTTLFPDVLEAVRGSPHRPDDLPEDDIDSLSYRNLELGNMNKPSEKQAQRLLLGLRGELDRWDWEAAVMQIQSRLDIRTEGLVDKTGLIERIDSGFFNPFAMAFARGTNDGLFFNNAAALREEATSARESFKETYRSIDFMVEGPAFELPAGELNVLLGAEFREEEIDIDIDPSFLFPGIPGAWSGYSPYEAERSVFSVFGESITPLLGGDNGDGMKLNLHLAARYENYTDESASRKNKYNQFVYKAGFEFIPIRQVTIRGSFGTAFRAPTLNESFNTNYASLVYNTGSDASPNLQQFATVLGANPNLEPEQSNVLNLGITYEPDFAPGLTARVNYYRIETRDAVNHNGQQLVNEGATDFIFATRFNTAEVLTDGVDYQITYRYKNELGQWEASAGINQVFRYEIKPSNNSETIDFLGRLVHPLVPSESVQGPGSIPEYKGYARLIWNRGSLTLGATLNYIHSLDDNPIMTADSRPREIDSWTTLDLIAQYAWSTREIGWLSGTTLTLGIENVTDEAPPFAAGAFADGYDSSLYNLEGRRISLSLRKEF; via the coding sequence ATGATGATATTTCCAAGAAACGGGCCAGCAGTTTCGAAGCTCACTCTCTGGGTCGCGAGTATTGGCTTTCTAAACACGACATTTGGTACCAGTGACAAAATTATCGACTTGGAGAGTTACGTCATGACCGGTTCAAACTTCAAAAATGTGGACGCTAGTTCCGAAATTCCAATCACACGGATCGATAACGATACTTTTTACAAATGGGGAGACCAGTCCGCCTACACAGCCCTACTCGATCAACCGTATAGCTACGGTTATGCCAACTCGAATAAGCAGACCAACGGCGGAACCGGATCGGCGGGGGCAAATCTGCGCGGCCTGGGCAACCTCAACACGCTTACCCTGATCAACGGGCGGCGTGCAGGTGGTAACAGCGCAATCGGTTTTGAGCACGGCGGCTTCGCCGACCTTAACTTGATTCCAATTGCAGCCATCCGTGAAATGCAGGTGGCTGTCGACGGAACCTCGGTGGCTTACGGATCGGATGCAGTTGCCGGCACGGTCAATCTCCTTCTACATCAGGATTACATAGGCGAACGGGTCGATGCGAGCTACAGCAACACAACCGATGGCGATGCCTCGGAGAAAAGCCTCTCCTTCCTTACGGGCCAACAGATCAATGAAAGCACCCACCTCGTCCTGTCGGGAAGCTGGTATGAGCGAAACGCAATCTTCGCACGCGACCGGCATATTTCCGAGAATGCCGATTTCCGGAACCAGGGCGGGACGGACCAACGGAGCGACTCATTCCCTGGAAGGTTGAATGCAAACGGCCAATCTTTAATTCTGGAGGGTGGCACTTATGCTACTTCCATAAACGATTATACGCCGTACTCTCGCGATCCGGATGGCTTCAATTACAACACTTATGCACCGACTGCACCTACCATGGAACAGAAGAGCGTAATGGCCCATGTCACCCATCAGCTTACCCAACAGATCGAGATCTGGACTGAACTGCTCTACACCGAAACCAGTTTTGAGAATGGACTTGCTCCAGCCCCATGGAGCACGACTCTTTTCCCGGATGTCCTGGAAGCGGTCAGGGGCAGCCCGCATCGCCCCGATGACTTACCCGAGGACGACATCGATTCCCTGAGTTACCGGAATCTCGAGCTTGGCAACATGAATAAGCCATCGGAAAAACAAGCGCAACGGCTTCTATTGGGGCTTCGCGGCGAATTGGACCGGTGGGACTGGGAAGCAGCCGTGATGCAAATACAATCCAGACTCGATATTCGAACCGAAGGACTCGTCGATAAAACCGGCCTGATCGAGCGCATTGACAGCGGGTTTTTCAACCCCTTCGCCATGGCATTCGCCAGGGGCACGAACGACGGGCTGTTTTTCAATAATGCAGCAGCTCTGCGGGAAGAAGCAACCTCTGCCCGCGAATCGTTCAAGGAGACGTATCGTAGCATCGACTTCATGGTCGAAGGGCCTGCCTTTGAACTTCCTGCGGGTGAGCTCAATGTATTGTTGGGCGCTGAATTCAGGGAGGAAGAAATCGACATCGATATCGATCCTTCCTTCCTTTTCCCCGGAATACCTGGGGCATGGTCAGGCTATAGCCCCTATGAAGCCGAACGCAGTGTTTTTTCCGTTTTCGGAGAGTCCATTACCCCGTTGCTTGGAGGGGATAACGGGGATGGAATGAAATTGAACCTTCACCTGGCCGCACGCTACGAAAATTATACCGATGAAAGTGCTTCCCGAAAAAACAAGTACAACCAGTTCGTCTATAAGGCAGGCTTTGAATTTATCCCGATCCGCCAGGTAACAATCAGAGGCTCATTCGGCACCGCGTTCCGAGCGCCAACGCTAAACGAGAGCTTCAATACCAACTACGCTTCCCTGGTCTATAACACCGGCAGCGATGCCAGTCCAAACCTCCAACAATTTGCGACCGTATTAGGGGCCAATCCGAATTTGGAGCCGGAACAATCCAATGTCTTAAACCTGGGGATCACCTATGAGCCCGACTTTGCTCCCGGCCTTACCGCCCGGGTGAATTACTACCGGATCGAGACCCGCGATGCCGTGAACCACAACGGTCAGCAACTTGTTAATGAGGGTGCGACAGATTTTATCTTCGCCACCCGATTCAATACAGCCGAGGTTTTGACCGACGGCGTTGATTATCAAATTACCTATCGATACAAAAACGAGCTTGGCCAATGGGAGGCCAGCGCCGGCATCAATCAGGTTTTTCGCTATGAAATCAAACCGTCGAATAATAGCGAAACGATCGATTTCCTCGGTCGCCTGGTGCACCCGCTGGTGCCGAGCGAGAGCGTGCAGGGTCCCGGCTCAATTCCCGAATACAAAGGCTACGCCCGATTAATTTGGAACCGGGGCAGCCTAACTCTGGGCGCGACCCTCAACTACATCCATTCACTCGACGACAACCCTATCATGACTGCCGACAGCCGGCCCCGTGAGATCGATTCATGGACCACGCTTGACCTGATCGCGCAATACGCATGGTCAACCCGTGAGATCGGCTGGCTGTCAGGCACGACCCTGACGCTAGGCATCGAAAATGTCACCGACGAAGCCCCGCCCTTCGCTGCCGGTGCCTTCGCCGACGGCTATGATAGCTCGCTTTACAATCTGGAGGGACGGCGCATCAGTCTTTCACTTCGAAAAGAATTTTAA
- a CDS encoding mechanosensitive ion channel family protein, whose translation MTAQSVTQWLEGHQVPLEFAQLGGWAFAILYLLVFALLANFLAKRLIAYIIHPVIKKTSTEWDDLLISNGVFVRLSHIVPAIAIQVFSPLLLGSGDNMTKVIDLAVNLYLIIIALYVIDGGLNFMRALWERGPLGKRFPAKSFTQAFKLVVNLIGIIFILSVLFDESPLVLFSGLGAVTAILLLIFKDAILGLVAGFQLSVNNMVMVGDWIAMPARGADGDVIDVSLTTVKVQNWDKTITTIPTYALISDSFKNWRGMSEAGGRRIKRALNIDMRTIQFANEELLERFKRIRLLRSYLDAKLEEIQKYNADVGDDLAELINGRRLTNIGTFRAYCLAYLRNHPKVRQDLTLLVRQLAPEEHGLPIEIYVFSNDIAWANYEAIQADIFDHFLSVLPEFNLSSYQAPSGADLEKAAAAFKS comes from the coding sequence ATGACTGCTCAATCTGTAACTCAATGGCTCGAGGGACACCAGGTTCCTCTGGAGTTCGCCCAACTCGGCGGCTGGGCCTTTGCCATTCTCTACCTGCTGGTCTTTGCGCTCTTAGCCAACTTTCTGGCGAAGCGGCTGATTGCTTACATCATCCACCCGGTCATCAAAAAGACTTCCACCGAGTGGGACGACCTTCTGATCAGTAACGGTGTTTTTGTCCGCCTCTCTCATATTGTTCCGGCAATCGCAATTCAGGTTTTTTCGCCCCTGCTCCTAGGCAGCGGGGACAACATGACCAAAGTCATCGACTTGGCGGTTAACCTCTACCTGATCATCATCGCGCTCTATGTCATCGACGGCGGGCTCAACTTCATGCGTGCACTCTGGGAACGCGGGCCTCTGGGCAAGCGATTCCCGGCCAAGAGTTTCACTCAGGCCTTCAAGTTGGTGGTGAACTTGATCGGCATTATTTTCATCCTTTCTGTACTTTTTGATGAATCGCCGCTGGTACTTTTCTCCGGTCTCGGCGCCGTCACCGCAATCCTGCTTTTGATTTTCAAGGATGCAATTCTCGGGCTGGTCGCGGGATTTCAGCTCTCGGTCAACAATATGGTCATGGTGGGGGACTGGATCGCCATGCCCGCGCGCGGTGCCGACGGCGACGTTATCGACGTCTCCCTGACCACCGTAAAAGTGCAGAACTGGGACAAAACGATCACGACGATTCCAACCTACGCCTTAATCTCGGATTCTTTCAAAAACTGGCGCGGCATGAGTGAAGCCGGAGGCCGCCGGATCAAGCGGGCTCTGAATATCGACATGCGCACGATTCAATTCGCCAACGAAGAACTCCTTGAGCGTTTCAAGCGCATCCGTCTGCTTCGTTCCTACCTCGATGCGAAGCTTGAGGAGATCCAAAAGTACAATGCCGATGTCGGCGACGATCTGGCCGAGCTGATCAATGGCCGGCGCCTGACCAATATTGGCACCTTCCGCGCTTACTGCCTGGCTTATCTGCGCAACCACCCAAAGGTCCGTCAGGACTTGACGCTATTGGTGCGCCAACTTGCTCCGGAAGAGCACGGTCTGCCGATCGAGATTTACGTTTTCAGCAATGATATCGCCTGGGCGAACTACGAAGCCATCCAGGCCGACATCTTCGACCACTTCCTCTCCGTACTGCCCGAGTTCAATCTCAGCAGCTACCAGGCACCCAGCGGGGCCGATCTTGAAAAAGCCGCAGCAGCCTTCAAAAGCTGA
- a CDS encoding LptF/LptG family permease, with product MMSLIDRYILKEWLVGFALTLGVIIGILILQNMYDSLPDLLEAKATAGEILFYYSLALPTYLPAVLPVAFLVSLLFSLGSLHRNNEIVAMRASGSSLFRISRSLWGAGVMLSVLLFYLTSLVVPNAVEQARTFYENLEFASAETTEEVERKSMLYNLGFDNRKDGRLWFMNRFNERAWLGLGVNVHTRDEAGNELSRIAAREAYYDDTRGNWVFLDGRELLFDAQTGDPLRSLPFEKKTFEDFDEDPNLMLGLHKEPKELSLFELKRIIDAVPAEENPAVHAYEVRYLSLLAAPFSCLVVVGIAVPFAVSGVRTSPMIGVSKCLGFFAIFYVLISVASILGERQIIPTALAAWLPNIVMLLLAVRLFRKAR from the coding sequence TGGGGGTGATTATTGGTATCCTCATCCTCCAGAATATGTATGATTCGCTCCCCGACCTGCTGGAGGCCAAGGCCACTGCCGGGGAGATTCTCTTCTACTACTCCCTGGCATTGCCCACTTACCTGCCTGCGGTTCTTCCGGTGGCCTTTCTGGTTTCCCTTCTTTTTTCGCTCGGTAGCTTGCACCGGAATAATGAGATCGTGGCCATGCGTGCCTCGGGCAGCAGCCTTTTTCGAATCAGTCGTTCGCTCTGGGGGGCGGGGGTTATGCTTTCGGTCCTGCTTTTTTATCTTACTTCGCTGGTGGTGCCCAACGCGGTGGAGCAGGCCCGGACCTTCTACGAGAACCTGGAATTCGCCTCCGCTGAAACCACGGAGGAAGTGGAACGAAAGTCCATGCTCTACAATCTCGGCTTCGACAATCGCAAGGACGGGCGGCTGTGGTTTATGAACCGCTTCAACGAGCGCGCCTGGCTCGGGCTCGGAGTCAACGTGCACACACGGGATGAAGCGGGTAACGAGTTGAGTCGTATTGCCGCCCGTGAAGCCTATTACGATGACACCCGCGGAAACTGGGTCTTTCTCGACGGGCGGGAGCTGTTGTTCGATGCCCAGACCGGCGACCCGCTGCGATCGCTCCCGTTCGAGAAAAAAACTTTTGAAGACTTTGACGAGGACCCGAACCTGATGCTCGGTCTGCACAAGGAGCCAAAGGAGCTTTCACTCTTCGAACTCAAGCGCATCATCGACGCTGTCCCGGCGGAAGAAAATCCGGCCGTGCATGCTTACGAAGTACGCTACCTTTCACTGCTGGCAGCGCCCTTTAGTTGTCTGGTGGTTGTCGGGATTGCCGTGCCCTTTGCCGTTTCCGGAGTGCGGACCAGCCCTATGATCGGGGTGTCCAAATGTCTCGGGTTCTTCGCGATTTTCTACGTGTTGATCAGCGTGGCCTCGATTCTAGGCGAGCGTCAAATTATCCCGACTGCGCTTGCGGCCTGGCTACCGAATATCGTCATGCTCCTGCTGGCGGTGCGCCTCTTTCGAAAAGCCCGCTAA